The genomic window CCGGCGCGGTAGAAGGTCCGTGGAAGCGTTGAGGAGGCGACCATTTTGCCGTACCAAGGATTGCGGATCATCGACAGCCACGCTCACTTTCCGGTGGCCCGGCCGCGGCCGGGCGCTCCTGCCCAGGAGACCCATCCCGCGATCGCCGCGTACAATCGGGAGCGCATGGCGCGCATGCGAAAGGTGTGGAACTTCCCGGACCCGCAGCCGCCAGCGGCCACGGACGAGGAGATCCGCGCGTACGCCGACGCCTATGTGGCGGACCTCGACCGGTGGGGCGTGGAACGCATCATCTGGGTGACCGGCGGCGGCAACGAGGAACTCGCGCGCATCGTGCGGCTGCACCCGGACCGCTTCATCGGCCTGAGCCACGAGCCCATCTACGAGGACGGCGCGCTGGAGCGGCTGCAGGAGGCCGTCGAAGTCCACGGATTGCGCGGCTTGAAGATGTTCGGTCCCCGCATGCCGATCCCGTTCGAGGACCCGCGGCTGCGCCCGATCTGGCAGTACCTCGCCGACCGGCGCCTCCCGGTCCTCTGTCACTTCGGCACGCTCGG from Clostridia bacterium includes these protein-coding regions:
- a CDS encoding amidohydrolase, translating into MLPYQGLRIIDSHAHFPVARPRPGAPAQETHPAIAAYNRERMARMRKVWNFPDPQPPAATDEEIRAYADAYVADLDRWGVERIIWVTGGGNEELARIVRLHPDRFIGLSHEPIYEDGALERLQEAVEVHGLRGLKMFGPRMPIPFEDPRLRPIWQYLADRRLPVLCHFGTLGHGGGVVYHPRMSPLTLEPVAREFLDIPFIIPHFGCSYMWDLLQLCWALPNIYVDTSGSNQWMDWMPYPMDVKTALRKFYELIGPDRILFGTDSSWRPRGFVHQYLELQVRAARELRLPEEDIQKIFAGNAARLYRIDG